From Sporosarcina sp. Te-1, the proteins below share one genomic window:
- a CDS encoding type II secretion system protein has product MRTKESGFTFLELLLVLSIVAILTMLALPFGGKWMTHQAEEEALQVFIASIYKMQSHSLASGSPTEMTLKYDGAVYIITSYVDGEIGRVEFPEGMRVISTGSMRRLEFNGNGQIREPGTIAVKMARRTVEIRFQIQYGRMILYER; this is encoded by the coding sequence ATGCGGACTAAGGAATCTGGCTTCACTTTTTTGGAACTTCTTCTGGTACTGAGCATCGTCGCCATTTTGACGATGCTCGCCCTGCCGTTTGGCGGAAAGTGGATGACTCACCAGGCGGAGGAAGAGGCGTTGCAAGTGTTCATCGCCTCCATTTACAAAATGCAGTCACATTCATTAGCAAGCGGATCGCCGACAGAGATGACATTGAAATATGACGGGGCGGTCTACATTATAACTTCATATGTTGATGGGGAAATCGGACGGGTCGAATTTCCGGAGGGCATGCGAGTCATTAGCACGGGCAGCATGAGGCGGCTTGAGTTCAACGGAAATGGACAAATACGCGAGCCGGGGACGATCGCAGTGAAGATGGCCCGGCGGACAGTTGAAATTCGATTTCAAATACAGTATGGAAGGATGATCTTATATGAACGATAA
- a CDS encoding shikimate kinase, producing MKKVYLVGYMGSGKSAIGKRLSTMVNMPFYDMDAEIVNDTGMTIPQIFETYGEECFRKMETDFLRHFPDEYCIIATGGGVAMREENRRIMRETGLVFFLNAPYYEIWRRIATDKNRPIVQRSTRQELESLYFKRKPHYLKSAHFRVETAGRSIYEIADYISFQIGRLKETE from the coding sequence ATGAAGAAAGTCTACTTGGTCGGATACATGGGCAGTGGGAAAAGTGCCATTGGCAAACGGTTGAGCACGATGGTGAACATGCCTTTTTACGATATGGACGCTGAAATTGTAAACGATACCGGGATGACGATTCCGCAAATATTCGAGACGTATGGAGAAGAGTGTTTCCGGAAGATGGAGACAGACTTCTTGCGGCACTTCCCGGATGAGTATTGCATTATTGCGACGGGCGGAGGGGTAGCTATGCGTGAAGAGAACCGGCGTATCATGAGGGAAACGGGCTTGGTCTTTTTCTTAAATGCGCCTTATTACGAAATTTGGCGTCGGATTGCAACAGATAAAAATCGTCCTATCGTTCAGCGATCAACCCGCCAAGAATTAGAGAGCCTATATTTCAAGCGCAAACCACATTATTTGAAAAGCGCCCATTTCAGAGTGGAGACGGCCGGTCGCTCCATTTATGAAATTGCCGATTACATATCGTTCCAGATCGGTAGGTTGAAAGAAACGGAATAG
- the comGB gene encoding competence type IV pilus assembly protein ComGB produces the protein MRWTTRSKNQMLVNRSSFLRRLAELLEEGYTFHDSVIILMPHYVQEYESVLAAAENSLRAGLSVSQVLEVIGFKRNTLLPIAVSEVDGTLILSLKELAKRLEVKEAREKRLRSILIYPMFLFIFMAALLLLFRQYFLPNFQALTQARHAETGLSSYLPLIVGKIPDILLTMLLITSLVAFLSRKVFTRLPPAEKIRKLVRIPVVGVLLKKTKTSELTGELGSLLRSGLPIQDALAVLESQRLDGIIAEVASNLKRHLIHGIPFEQAVSLTEGLEPNLASFVKHGSDTGHLAEELILYSAHTFETLESDVAKWVSLIQPVLFALLAVCIVLAYLAILLPVYGMIETM, from the coding sequence CTTCCTTTTTAAGACGCTTGGCCGAGCTGTTGGAAGAGGGATATACGTTTCATGATAGCGTTATCATCCTGATGCCTCATTATGTGCAGGAATATGAGTCGGTATTGGCAGCCGCTGAAAACTCGCTTCGTGCTGGTTTATCCGTGTCCCAAGTGTTGGAAGTGATCGGCTTCAAACGAAATACCCTTCTGCCAATTGCAGTGTCGGAAGTGGATGGTACCTTGATCCTTTCTCTAAAAGAATTAGCTAAACGCTTGGAAGTGAAGGAAGCGCGTGAAAAACGATTGAGAAGCATCCTGATCTATCCTATGTTCCTTTTCATCTTCATGGCGGCTCTCCTCTTGTTGTTCCGCCAATATTTTTTGCCGAACTTTCAAGCATTGACGCAGGCACGGCATGCAGAAACGGGCTTGAGTTCGTACTTGCCACTTATTGTCGGGAAAATTCCGGATATATTGCTTACTATGCTGCTCATTACGAGTTTGGTGGCGTTCCTGAGCCGGAAAGTGTTCACGAGGTTGCCACCTGCGGAAAAAATTCGAAAACTCGTTAGAATTCCAGTTGTCGGTGTGTTGTTGAAGAAAACGAAAACGTCGGAATTGACAGGAGAACTTGGTTCCTTGCTTCGGAGCGGTTTACCGATACAGGATGCCTTAGCCGTGTTAGAAAGTCAGCGATTGGACGGGATCATTGCGGAGGTAGCGAGCAATCTGAAACGGCATCTGATCCACGGAATACCGTTCGAGCAAGCTGTCTCCCTGACTGAAGGACTAGAACCCAATTTGGCTTCCTTTGTTAAGCACGGCTCAGATACAGGACACTTGGCGGAAGAGCTGATCCTGTATAGTGCACACACTTTCGAGACACTTGAGTCTGATGTCGCGAAATGGGTTTCTCTCATCCAACCAGTTTTATTCGCGTTGCTTGCCGTTTGTATTGTATTGGCATACTTGGCCATTTTGTTACCGGTGTACGGAATGATTGAAACAATGTGA
- the gcvT gene encoding glycine cleavage system aminomethyltransferase GcvT translates to MVESLKRTALFDTYSEYGGKTIDFGGWELPVQFSGIKAEHEAVRTQAGLFDVSHMGEVFVSGEGAFAFLQKLVTNDVSKLKDGQAQYTAMCYEDGGTVDDLLIYKRGENDYLLVVNASNIDKDVEWMKKHATQDVNIEDKSNDYGLLALQGPKAQEVLQQLTDLPLDEIKFFRFKEGVQVAGNDVLVSRTGYTGEDGFELYGSPDTIVALWSAILEAGKEEGVLPAGLGARDTLRFEAGLPLYGQELSKDISPLEAGLGFVVKLNKESDFLGKEALASQKEQGIPRKLVGIEMIDKGIPRTGYKVFNGDEEIGEVTTGTQSPTLKKNIGFALVASFHAEVGNEVEVEIRSKRLKAVVIATPFYKR, encoded by the coding sequence ATGGTTGAATCTTTGAAACGCACGGCCCTTTTCGACACATATTCGGAGTATGGAGGCAAAACGATTGATTTTGGCGGCTGGGAATTGCCGGTTCAATTCTCGGGCATCAAAGCTGAACATGAAGCGGTGCGAACACAAGCCGGACTATTCGATGTGTCCCATATGGGAGAAGTTTTCGTATCCGGAGAAGGGGCTTTTGCTTTTCTACAAAAGCTTGTAACGAATGATGTCTCCAAGTTAAAGGACGGGCAGGCCCAATATACGGCCATGTGTTATGAAGACGGCGGTACAGTGGACGATCTCCTCATTTATAAGAGAGGAGAAAACGATTATTTGCTAGTCGTCAATGCGTCCAACATCGACAAAGATGTTGAGTGGATGAAAAAGCATGCCACACAAGACGTCAACATTGAAGATAAATCAAATGATTATGGCTTACTGGCTCTTCAAGGACCGAAAGCACAAGAAGTGTTGCAGCAGTTAACTGACCTGCCTTTGGATGAAATCAAGTTTTTCCGCTTCAAAGAAGGTGTTCAAGTAGCTGGAAATGATGTACTTGTCTCAAGAACCGGATATACAGGGGAAGATGGATTCGAACTTTACGGCTCGCCAGATACAATCGTCGCTTTATGGTCGGCCATTCTCGAAGCAGGAAAAGAGGAAGGGGTTCTGCCGGCAGGTTTAGGAGCACGTGATACATTGCGTTTTGAGGCAGGTCTGCCCCTCTATGGCCAAGAATTATCCAAAGACATTTCTCCTTTGGAAGCGGGTCTGGGATTTGTTGTTAAACTGAACAAAGAGTCCGACTTTCTTGGTAAGGAGGCGTTGGCTTCCCAAAAGGAACAAGGCATTCCAAGAAAACTCGTCGGCATCGAAATGATCGATAAAGGCATTCCGCGTACTGGTTATAAAGTGTTTAACGGGGATGAGGAAATCGGCGAAGTGACGACTGGCACGCAGTCGCCTACATTGAAAAAGAACATCGGTTTCGCCCTCGTTGCTTCTTTTCACGCGGAAGTAGGAAACGAAGTGGAAGTCGAAATTCGTTCGAAACGTTTGAAAGCGGTTGTCATTGCAACACCATTTTATAAACGATAA
- the comGC gene encoding competence type IV pilus major pilin ComGC produces MFRNEKGFTLIEMMIVLLIISVLVLIAIPNVTKHSRSIDEKGCDAYVKMVQGQVQAYKMDLKEIPTLESLKEKEYLSENPQCPDGRSLTISSDGEVTPEPLPGQAGDLDAD; encoded by the coding sequence ATGTTTCGAAATGAGAAGGGCTTTACATTGATCGAAATGATGATCGTCCTATTAATTATCTCAGTATTGGTTCTCATCGCTATTCCGAACGTGACGAAACATTCGCGTTCGATCGATGAAAAGGGGTGTGATGCCTATGTCAAAATGGTTCAAGGTCAGGTGCAGGCATATAAGATGGACCTGAAGGAAATCCCTACCTTGGAATCTTTAAAAGAAAAGGAGTATCTATCGGAAAATCCGCAATGTCCGGACGGCAGATCATTGACGATTTCTTCTGATGGTGAAGTGACGCCGGAACCATTGCCTGGCCAAGCCGGGGATCTGGATGCGGACTAA
- the gcvPA gene encoding aminomethyl-transferring glycine dehydrogenase subunit GcvPA, translated as MKHRYIPMTETDRDEMLAAIGIATVDELFEDIPEEVRFKGELNIKAAKSETALMKELSHLASKNADSRHYTSFLGAGVYDHYKPIIVDHVISRSEFYTAYTPYQPEISQGELQAIFEFQTMICELTGMDLANSSMYDGGTALAEAGTLAAGHTRRKKLLVSETVHPESRDVVNAYAAGQFIEVVTIPHKNGVTDLEKLEQLIDGDTAAVLVQYPNFFGQVEDIEQIGKIAHDQGGLFIVSSNPLALGVLTPPGKLGADITVGDAQPFGIPEQFGGPHCGYFATTTKLMRKVPGRLVGETTDEDGRRGYVLTLQAREQHIRRDKATSNICSNQALNALAASVAMTALGKVGVKEMAYQNIAKTRYAKEAFEKAGFDVKFGDIHFNEIVVDVKKPVAEVNEQLFQKGTIGGYDLGSTYPELANHTLIAVTEQRTKEEIDALVQEMEALHA; from the coding sequence ATGAAGCATCGTTATATTCCGATGACGGAGACGGACCGCGACGAAATGCTGGCGGCCATCGGCATCGCAACTGTGGATGAATTGTTTGAAGATATTCCTGAAGAGGTTCGATTCAAGGGCGAATTAAACATTAAAGCCGCAAAATCGGAAACAGCATTGATGAAAGAATTATCACATTTGGCAAGTAAAAATGCTGATTCACGCCATTATACGTCGTTCCTAGGTGCTGGCGTCTATGATCACTATAAGCCAATTATTGTCGACCATGTCATTTCCCGTTCCGAGTTTTATACTGCCTATACACCTTATCAGCCGGAAATTTCCCAAGGGGAACTCCAGGCGATCTTTGAATTTCAAACGATGATCTGTGAATTGACAGGCATGGATCTCGCAAACTCCTCCATGTATGATGGCGGAACTGCACTTGCCGAGGCGGGAACGTTGGCAGCTGGCCACACACGTCGAAAGAAACTTCTCGTTTCTGAAACAGTTCATCCGGAGTCAAGGGATGTCGTGAATGCTTATGCAGCAGGGCAATTTATTGAAGTGGTCACGATTCCACATAAAAATGGCGTGACGGATCTGGAAAAATTGGAACAGCTTATTGATGGCGATACGGCTGCGGTGCTTGTCCAATATCCAAACTTCTTCGGTCAGGTTGAAGATATCGAGCAGATTGGAAAAATTGCACATGATCAAGGCGGGCTGTTCATCGTTTCCTCTAATCCGCTCGCACTTGGTGTTTTGACGCCTCCTGGTAAACTCGGTGCAGATATTACAGTCGGGGATGCTCAACCATTTGGCATTCCTGAACAATTCGGTGGCCCGCATTGCGGATATTTTGCCACAACGACAAAGCTTATGAGAAAAGTGCCTGGACGTCTAGTCGGTGAGACGACGGACGAAGATGGCAGACGGGGATATGTTCTCACACTACAAGCCCGTGAGCAGCATATCCGCCGTGATAAGGCGACATCTAATATTTGTTCTAACCAAGCCCTAAACGCTCTTGCCGCTTCTGTTGCGATGACGGCACTCGGAAAAGTGGGCGTCAAGGAAATGGCGTATCAAAACATTGCCAAAACAAGATACGCGAAAGAAGCATTCGAGAAAGCCGGCTTTGACGTGAAATTCGGCGATATTCATTTTAATGAGATTGTTGTCGATGTGAAAAAGCCAGTGGCGGAAGTGAATGAACAATTGTTCCAAAAAGGGACGATCGGTGGTTACGATCTAGGTTCCACATACCCGGAACTCGCTAACCATACATTGATTGCTGTCACGGAACAACGTACAAAAGAAGAAATTGATGCGCTTGTGCAGGAAATGGAGGCCCTTCATGCGTAA
- the comGF gene encoding competence type IV pilus minor pilin ComGF, whose amino-acid sequence MLRHLRRESGYTLLESLFQLAIMVAFLHLIILFFYWKYTIERQIGSNSSTEWELFTAELQTSLSQVNSIELEMDGRALLFRNERGMHTISQSGSVIRKTVDSKGHVPLFTNSQSVLFSIEGEMVRMKVVTVDEKIKERRFAVGLYPE is encoded by the coding sequence GTGTTACGGCATCTAAGGCGGGAATCGGGCTATACGTTGTTGGAATCATTGTTCCAGCTCGCTATTATGGTCGCGTTTCTGCATTTGATCATTCTATTTTTCTACTGGAAATATACAATTGAACGGCAAATCGGGTCGAATTCTTCGACAGAATGGGAGCTGTTCACAGCCGAACTGCAAACGTCACTCTCTCAAGTGAATTCTATTGAGCTGGAAATGGATGGCCGTGCATTGCTCTTTCGTAATGAAAGGGGAATGCACACGATCAGTCAGAGCGGTTCTGTCATTCGAAAAACGGTGGATTCCAAGGGGCATGTCCCGCTTTTCACGAACAGCCAGTCCGTTCTATTTTCAATTGAAGGGGAGATGGTACGGATGAAAGTGGTGACTGTGGATGAAAAAATAAAGGAAAGGAGATTTGCGGTTGGACTTTATCCGGAATGA